The Macrobrachium nipponense isolate FS-2020 chromosome 27, ASM1510439v2, whole genome shotgun sequence genome includes a region encoding these proteins:
- the LOC135201097 gene encoding uncharacterized protein LOC135201097, whose translation MVLSAHISTGLPASCARGGKAAKGGAGGYGVNPLGNNAAAREITWEDFVLASQLSALCFGALFALCIVACCAYKICGPAEDIDWSYRYSVFKPPPPLPPELLDEIYTVPAPDSVSKHSNTDVQTPKTPKHSRTSLTSQRYNDTPTDIESVYESDRPTVASVSLESVIDHRCANIRQSQLPNGRSLAHSLGSITPAKPHRSISIQNNLSACRTPRLLSFGSMLEGRPRLLTLSALTSSRAVKEVTGRNLANRLAAHDQHGSTLDLARAAACSVPSLASRSFSDPHTNRI comes from the exons ATGGTACTTAGTGCTCATATCTCAACAGGTTTGCCGGCCAGTTGTGCAAGAGGAGGGAAGGCAGCCAAGGGGGGTGCTGGGGGGTACGGGGTCAACCCCCTTGGCAACAATGCAGCAGCTCGTGAAATCACCTGGGAAG ATTTTGTTTTGGCGAGCCAGCTATCTGCTCTGTGTTTCGGAGCACTCTTCGCCCTGTGCATCGTAGCCTGCTGCGCGTACAAGATCTGCGGTCCTGCTGAGGACATCGACTGGTCCTACAGATATTCCGTGTTCAAGCCACCCCCGCCACTGCCACCTGAGCTTCTGGATGAAATCTACACTGTGCCAGCTCCAGACAGTGTATCCAAGCATTCCAACACTGACGTCCAAACACcaaaaaccccaaaacactccagaACCAGTCTCACGTCGCAACGCTATAACGACACCCCGACGGACATAGAGAGTGTATACGAGAGCGACCGACCCACGGTTGCGTCAGTTAGCCTGGAGTCAGTAATCGATCACAGATGTGCAAACATTCGTCAGAGTCAGTTACCTAATGGGAGGTCCCTAGCCCATTCCTTAGGGAGCATAACTCCAGCCAAACCTCACAGATCAATTTCCATTCAGAATAATCTATCTGCTTGTAGAACTCCAAGGCTGCTGAGCTTTGGGTCTATGTTAGAAGGGAGACCGAGACTCCTGACTCTCTCAGCTCTGACATCATCCAGAGCAGTGAAGGAAGTGACGGGTCGAAATTTAGCCAACAGGCTAGCAGCCCACGACCAGCACGGGTCTACGCTAGACTTAGCCAGGGCAGCGGCCTGCTCTGTTCCTAGCCTTGCTTCAAGGTCATTCTCAGACCCACACACGAACAGAAtataa